A genomic stretch from Telopea speciosissima isolate NSW1024214 ecotype Mountain lineage chromosome 7, Tspe_v1, whole genome shotgun sequence includes:
- the LOC122668795 gene encoding glycine-rich cell wall structural protein-like has product MGWWEVGGGFGGGFGGCIGGGDDGCGGGFGGGKDGANDGVFGGGIGGGIGDGDDGGFGGEIGGGGKDGVDDGVFGGGIGDGDDGGFGGGIGGGDDECGGVRCWDDGGDGKYDQERTSGGPRIEGFGEGFLGGNSVVVS; this is encoded by the coding sequence ATGGGATGGTGGGAAGTGGGGGGAGGGTTTGGTGGTGGATTTGGTGGATGTATAGGCGGTGGAGATGATGGGTGTGGTGGAGGATTCGGTGGAGGTAAAGATGGTGCAAATGATGGTGTATTCGGTGGAGGTATAGGTGGAGGTATAGGTGATGGAGATGATGGTGGATTCGGTGGAGagattggtggtggtggtaaagATGGTGTAGATGATGGTGTATTCGGTGGAGGTATAGGTGATGGAGACGATGGTGGATTCGGTGGAGGGATTGGTGGTGGAGATGATGAGTGTGGTGGAGtgaggtgttgggatgatggcGGTGATGGCAAGTATGATCAAGAGAGAACCAGTGGTGGACCAAGAATTGAAGGATTTGGTGAAGGGTTTTTAGGTGGTAATAGTGTTGTAGTCTCATGA
- the LOC122668582 gene encoding pectinesterase-like: MGRIKEIFSKFRKSISVERRKKKQLLLLLVASFLLVAAVIGMVAGVTSHKNKNLKANAVLKSACSITLYPELCYSAVATVPGATDNLSTHKDVIEVSVNITTEAVQQNYFTIQKLIDNGSKNKSLTEREKTALHDCLEMVDETLDELHKTTDDLKGYTSDKKKKKKKNKSISQYANDLKTLLSAAMTNQESCLDGFSHDDAGKEVRSVLEADQIHVYHMCSNALAMIKNMTDTDQVQEQQQQHGYNLKSAGRQLIGKEDDDRDEGKESSSRFPEWLSAGDRRLLQASEVMPNVTVAGDGSGNYRTVSEAVAAAPEKSKTRYIIRIKAGVYRENVEVAKKKTYLMFVGDGRNNTIITASRNVVDGSTTFHSATVAVVGERFLARDITFENTAGPSKHQAVALRVGSDLSAFHRCDILAYQDTLYVHSLRQFYVDCLVVGTVDFIFGNGAVVFQNCDIHARLPDSGQKNMVTAQGRADPNQNTGIVIQKCRIGATSDLEPVKTSFPTYLGRPWKQYSRTIIMQSSITDVIDPAGWHVWNGDFALDTLFYGEYQNTGAGSGTPQRVNWKGYKLITDAADLQPFTVSSFIAGSTWLDSTGFPFSLGLE; encoded by the exons ATGGGCCGCATTAaggagattttttcaaaattccgAAAGAGTATTTCagttgaaaggaggaagaagaagcagctgTTGTTGCTACTTGTGGCTTCCTTTCTACTAGTAGCTGCCGTCATCGGTATGGTGGCCGGAGTCACTTCCCACAAGAATAAGAATTTGAAAGCGAATGCGGTACTGAAATCAGCGTGTAGCATCACTCTCTATCCGGAGCTGTGCTACTCGGCGGTGGCCACCGTCCCAGGCGCCACCGACAACCTGTCGACCCACAAGGACGTGATCGAGGTGTCTGTGAACATTACGACGGAGGCGGTCCAGCAAAACTACTTCACCATTCAGAAGCTCATCGATAACGGCAGCAAGAACAAGAGCCTGACGGAGCGGGAGAAGACGGCACTCCACGATTGTCTTGAAATGGTGGACGAAACCCTCGATGAGCTACACAAGACCACCGACGATCTAAAGGGTTACACAAgcgataagaagaagaagaaaaagaagaacaagtcAATATCGCAATATGCGAACGACCTCAAGACGCTGTTGAGCGCGGCGATGACAAACCAAGAATCGTGCTTGGACGGCTTCTCCCACGACGATGCCGGTAAGGAAGTGAGGAGTGTACTGGAAGCGGATCAGATTCATGTGTACCACATGTGCAGCAATGCTCTCGCTATGATCAAGAACATGACCGACACCGACCAAGTGCAagagcagcaacaacagcaTGGTTACAACCTAAAGTCCGCCGGGAGACAACTCATCggcaaagaagatgatgatagGGACGAGGGGAAGGAGAGTAGTAGTCGGTTCCCGGAATGGTTGTCGGCTGGGGACCGACGGCTCTTGCAAGCTTCGGAGGTGATGCCGAATGTGACGGTGGCAGGGGACGGAAGCGGTAATTACAGGACGGTGTCGGAGGCGGTGGCGGCAGCTCCGGAGAAGAGTAAAACGAGATATATAATAAGAATAAAAGCGGGTGTGTACAGGGAGAATGTGGAGGTGGCGAAGAAGAAGACGTACCTCATGTTCGTGGGAGACGGGAGGAACAACACCATCATCACTGCTAGCAGGAACGTTGTGGATGGCAGCACCACCTTTCACTCCGCCACCGTTG CGGTGGTCGGGGAGCGGTTCTTGGCTCGGGATATAACCTTCGAAAACACAGCGGGGCCGTCGAAGCACCAGGCGGTGGCACTCAGGGTGGGGTCGGACCTGTCGGCCTTCCACCGATGCGACATTCTGGCCTACCAAGATACCCTCTATGTCCACTCCCTCCGCCAGTTCTACGTGGACTGCCTGGTGGTCGGCACCGTCGACTTCATCTTTGGCAACGGCGCCGTGGTATTTCAGAACTGCGACATCCACGCCCGCCTCCCAGACTCTGGACAGAAGAACATGGTGACGGCCCAAGGGAGAGCTGATCCAAATCAGAATACTGGCATTGTCATCCAGAAATGTAGGATCGGGGCCACCTCCGATCTGGAACCAGTGAAGACCAGCTTTCCCACTTACCTGGGAAGGCCGTGGAAGCAATACTCGAGGACCATCATTATGCAGTCCAGCATCACCGACGTCATCGACCCGGCAGGCTGGCACGTTTGGAACGGCGATTTTGCGCTTGACACATTGTTTTACGGGGAGTACCAGAACACGGGTGCTGGCTCGGGGACTCCTCAAAGGGTGAATTGGAAGGGTTACAAGCTCATCACTGATGCAGCCGACCTTCAACCCTTCACCGTTTCCTCTTTCATTGCCGGTAGCACTTGGTTGGACTCCACTGGCTTTCCCTTTTCTCTCGGTCTTGAATAA
- the LOC122668798 gene encoding uncharacterized protein LOC122668798, which produces MTSPPSSPSHKASLSQILTHKLTPKNYVYWKTQIVPYLKGQRFYGHVDSSNPCPFYATKVDAWHEKDAPIMSIIISSLSDDAMPLAVGRDTSKEIWDALHAAFSSTSTTRILSLNVALQNLVQKPKETITQFLHRAKALSDELSAAGKPLPTEDSNIHIFRALCPKFESVVSAAMDRREPISYTELHGLLLSREYLIASRQAVSDPTVDAAANIAQPSRSPPSHPYGRGSSTGRGRGRGGRGAPTGPSGFGHSNAYAHSPCTIYGWTNHQAPMCYYRNKPPGQPTPPAFPPTH; this is translated from the coding sequence ATGACTTCTCCTCCCTCATCTCCATCTCACAAGGCCTCCCTTAGTCAAATCCTCACTCATAAGTTAACTCCCAAAAACTATGTTTATTGGAAGACTCAAATAGTTCCTTACCTCAAAGGCCAACGATTCTATGGCCATGTTGATAGCTCTAATCCATGTCCTTTTTATGCAACCAAAGTTGATGCCTGGCACGAAAAGGATGCCCCTATCATGAGCATTATTATCTCCTCCCTCTCCGATGATGCAATGCCTCTCGCCGTTGGGCGTGACACAAGTAAAGAAATATGGGATGCCCTTCATGCAGCCTTCAGTTCTACCTCTACCACACGCATCCTCTCCCTTAATGTGGCCCTCCAGAATCTAGTACAGAAACCCAAGGAGACCATTACACAGTTTCTCCATCGGGCCAAGGCCCTCTCTGATGAGCTCAGTGCTGCAGGAAAACCCCTCCCCACGGAGGATTCGAACATACATATATTTCGTGCTCTTTGTCCTAAGTTTGAATCTGTGGTCTCTGCTGCAATGGATCGCAGGGAACCAATCTCCTACACTGAACTTCATGGGTTGCTTCTCAGCCGTGAGTACCTCATTGCATCTCGCCAGGCCGTGTCCGATCCGACTGTCGATGCTGCTGCCAACATTGCTCAACCATCTCGCAGCCCTCCCTCTCACCCTTACGGCCGTGGCTCTTCCactggtcgtggtcgtggtagGGGAGGCCGTGGTGCTCCTACTGGCCCTAGTGGATTTGGGCATTCTAATGCAtatgcccatagtccttgtaCAATCTATGGATGGACCAATCATCAAGCCCCGATGTGCTATTATCGTAATAAACCACCTGGTCAACCCACTCCACCTGCTTTTCCCCCTACCCATTAG
- the LOC122668797 gene encoding uncharacterized mitochondrial protein AtMg00810-like: MDTEFNALIRNDTWTLVSPHPQMNIVGCKWVYIIKRLTDGSIERYKAHLVAKGFHQQEGLDYSETIPNHVCRLHKSLYGLKQAPRAWFDRFSEFLTEFGFLGSKTNTSLFTYNTAAITMYLLVYVDDIVLTGNNTLFMSRFLDQLTKTFTIKDLDNLHYFLGISAHSCSKGLMLSQWQYILDLLDRTHMTSCKPISTPLSPSQSLSRLGGTPVDDPTLYHSVVGGLQYASLTRPDISFAVNKVCQFMHRPCTDHWAAVKRILRYLKSTIDHGLYLQRQPTLQLSAYFDADSAGCPDDKKSMGGFAIYHGTNLISWSSRKQATMARSSTELEYRAIANAAAELT, from the exons ATGGACACTGAGTTTAATGCTTTGATTAGGAACGACACATGGACTCTTGTCTCACCTCATCCTCAAATGAATATAGTTGGGTGTAAATGGGTCTACATAATCAAACGACTGACAGATGGATCTATTGAGCGCTATAAAGCTCACTTGGTGGCAAAGGGGTTCCACCAACAGGAGGGACTGGATTACTCAGAGACA ATCCCAAATCATGTGTGTCGCCTTCATAAGTCTCTTTATGGCCTTAAGCAGGCTCCACGGGCTTGGTTTGATCGCTTCAGTGAGTTTCTCACTGAGTTTGGATTTTTGGGGTCTAAAACAAATACATCACTATTTACCTACAACACTGCTGCAATTACCATGTACCTAttggtctatgttgatgatatcgtcCTAACTGGCAACAACACCCTGTTCATGTCAAGGTTCCTTGACCAACTTACCAAGACATTTACAATTAAGGACCTCGATAATCTTCATTACTTCTTGGGCATCAGTGCTCATAGTTGTTCAAAGGGTCTTATGCTATCTCAATGGCAATACATTTTGGATCTGCTAGATCGCACTCATATGACTAGCTGCAAACCAATATCAACACCATTATCACCATCACAATCACTGTCACGACTAGGTGGAACTCCGGTGGATGACCCTACTCTTTATCACAGTGTGGTTGGGGGCCTTCAATATGCAAGCCTGACAAGACCCGACATATCATTTGCCGTCAACAAAGTGTGTCAATTCATGCACCGCCCTTGCACTGACCATTGGGCAGCAGTGAAGCGAATTTTGAGATATTTAAAATCCACCATTGACCATGGACTCTATCTCCAACGCCAACCCACTTTACAACTATCTGCTTACTTTGATGCAGACTCGGCTGGTTGCCCTGATGACAAGAAATCAATGGGCGGCTTTGCCATTTATCACGGCACCAATCTCATCTCTTGGAGTTCCCGCAAACAAGCAACTATGGCCCGATCGAGCACAGAATTGGAATATCGGGCCATCGCCAATGCAGCAGCTGAACTCACCTAG